A window of the Euwallacea similis isolate ESF13 chromosome 20, ESF131.1, whole genome shotgun sequence genome harbors these coding sequences:
- the LOC136415488 gene encoding F-box/WD repeat-containing protein 7-like isoform X2, whose protein sequence is MAESCPRKKIIFEAITSNKQDCTSPSPTESECVIDPACPHILPDEHCDDENSTSRDENWEDCVEEIAKDDYFEPEPPPVNISASHSITPRSSLYKRNHPDYIERSLRKRKLDANNGCPNKKAMPEDKTTADLAPVNTQNSPRGGCSTPSSRGWPVIPTKDNPPSEMANWLGQFAKWSNAERIMALTELIARCEPTQVRHMMQVIEPQFQRDFISLLPKELALKVLSFLEPKDLLRAAQTCHSWKILADDNLLWKEKCREAAIEEIPKRRSSPRATGRTHMSPWKAAYMRQHAIEMNWRHKPIKAPKMLKGHDDHVITCLQFSDNKIVSGSDDNTLKVWSAVTGKCLKTLVGHTGGVWSSQMSGNVIISGSTDRTLKVWDAETGACRHTLFGHTSTVRCMHLYGTRVVSGSRDATLRVWDIETGQFLHVLVGHMAAVRCVQYDGRLVVSGAYDCMVKVWKPETEECLHTLQGHTNRVYSLQFDGLHVVSGSLDTSIRVWEVETGACKQTLMGHQSLTSGMELRNNILVSGNADSTVKVWDIITGQCLQTLSGPNKHQSAVTCLQFNNRFVITSSDDGTVKLWDLKTGEFIRNLVALDTGGTGGVVWRIRANETKLVCAVGSRNGTEETKLLVLDFDVDNSNCSTIVAR, encoded by the exons ATGGCAGAATCATGCCcgcggaaaaaaattatattcgagGCGATTACAAGTAACAAACAAGACTGCACTAGCCCTAGCCCTACTGAATCTGAATGTGTAATAGATCCTGCTTGTCCTCATATATTACCTG ATGAACATTGTGATGATGAGAACAGCACCAGTCGTGATGAGAACTGGGAGGATTGTGTCGAAGAAATTGCAAAG GATGACTACTTTGAGCCAGAGCCTCCCCCAGTAAACATTAGTGCCAGCCATAGTATTACACCAAGAAGTTCATTATATAAAAGGAACCATCCTGATTACATTGAAAGGAGTTTA AGAAAAAGGAAACTGGATGCCAACAATGGATGCCCCAATAAGAAGGCCATGCCTGAAGATAAGACCACCGCCGACTTGGCTCCTGTTAATACTCAAAATTCTCCCCGTGGTGGTTGTTCGACCCCAAGCAGTCGCGGCTGGCCAGTCATCCCCACAAAAGACAACCCACCTTCAGAAATGGCCAATTGGTTGGGCCAGTTTGCGAAATGGTCAAATGCGGAGAGGATCATGGCTCTGACTGAACTTATTGCCAG GTGTGAGCCCACCCAAGTAAGGCACATGATGCAAGTGATTGAACCTCAATTCCAAAGAGACTTCATTTCGCTGTTACCAAAAGAATTGGCCCTGAAGGTGTTGTCCTTCCTGGAGCCGAAGGATTTACTAAGAGCCGCACAGACTTGCCATAGCTGGAAGATTCTGGCCGACGACAATCTCTTGTGGAAGGAAAAGTGCCGCGAAGCGGCCATTGAAGAGATTCCCAAAAGGCGATCGTCGCCCAGGGCGACTGGCCGAACTCATATGTCTCCATGGAAG GCCGCATATATGAGGCAACATGCCATAGAAATGAACTGGAGGCATAAGCCAATTAAGGCGCCAAAGATGCTGAAAGGTCACGACGATCATGTGATCACTTGTTTACAGTTTTCGGACAATAAAATCGTTAGTGGATCTGATGACAATACGCTCAAGGTGTGGTCGGCTGTTACGGGAAAG TGCTTGAAAACCTTGGTAGGACATACTGGAGGGGTGTGGTCGTCGCAAATGTCTGGCAATGTAATAATAAGCGGCAGTACCGACCGGACTTTAAAAGTGTGGGACGCCGAGACAGGCGCGTGCCGTCACACGCTGTTTGGACACACATCCACGGTGCGATGCATGCATTTGTACGGAACCCGCGTAGTCAGCGGCTCCAGAGACGCAACGTTGCGAGTTTGGGACATCGAAACTGGCCAGTTCTTGCATGTGCTGGTCGGTCACATGGCGGCGGTACGCTGCGTGCAATACGACGGACGTCTCGTCGTGTCCGGAGCCTACGATTGTATGGTCAAGGTGTGGAAACCCGAGACTGAAGAGTGCCTGCACACGTTGCAGGGACACACTAATCGAGTTTACTCGTTACAG TTTGATGGTCTTCACGTTGTGAGCGGATCACTTGACACAAGTATTCGCGTGTGGGAGGTGGAAACGGGGGCGTGCAAACAGACTCTCATGGGTCACCAATCTCTGACCTCGGGTATGGAGCTGCGCAACAACATCCTAGTCTCGGGCAACGCAGACTCGACTGTCAAAGTATGGGACATCATCACCGGCCAGTGCCTGCAAACACTTTCGGGACCCAACAAGCACCAGTCGGCGGTGACATGTCTGCAATTCAATAATCGCTTCGTTATCACATCTTCAGACGATGGAACTGTCAAGTTGTGGGACCTGAAGACTGGTGAGTTTATTCGAAATTTGGTGGCGTTGGACACGGGCGGGACCGGAGGCGTGGTCTGGCGCATCCGAGCCAATGAGACGAAGTTGGTCTGCGCAGTGGGTAGCCGCAATGGGACCGAGGAGACTAAGTTGCTGGTGCTGGATTTCGACGTGGATAATTCGAATTGTAGCACGATTGTTGCGAGGTAG
- the LOC136415488 gene encoding F-box/WD repeat-containing protein 7-like isoform X1: MAESCPRKKIIFEAITSNKQDCTSPSPTESECVIDPACPHILPGTSQSDFEQTTEAAERDNWENDSNLEILDEHCDDENSTSRDENWEDCVEEIAKDDYFEPEPPPVNISASHSITPRSSLYKRNHPDYIERSLRKRKLDANNGCPNKKAMPEDKTTADLAPVNTQNSPRGGCSTPSSRGWPVIPTKDNPPSEMANWLGQFAKWSNAERIMALTELIARCEPTQVRHMMQVIEPQFQRDFISLLPKELALKVLSFLEPKDLLRAAQTCHSWKILADDNLLWKEKCREAAIEEIPKRRSSPRATGRTHMSPWKAAYMRQHAIEMNWRHKPIKAPKMLKGHDDHVITCLQFSDNKIVSGSDDNTLKVWSAVTGKCLKTLVGHTGGVWSSQMSGNVIISGSTDRTLKVWDAETGACRHTLFGHTSTVRCMHLYGTRVVSGSRDATLRVWDIETGQFLHVLVGHMAAVRCVQYDGRLVVSGAYDCMVKVWKPETEECLHTLQGHTNRVYSLQFDGLHVVSGSLDTSIRVWEVETGACKQTLMGHQSLTSGMELRNNILVSGNADSTVKVWDIITGQCLQTLSGPNKHQSAVTCLQFNNRFVITSSDDGTVKLWDLKTGEFIRNLVALDTGGTGGVVWRIRANETKLVCAVGSRNGTEETKLLVLDFDVDNSNCSTIVAR, encoded by the exons ATGGCAGAATCATGCCcgcggaaaaaaattatattcgagGCGATTACAAGTAACAAACAAGACTGCACTAGCCCTAGCCCTACTGAATCTGAATGTGTAATAGATCCTGCTTGTCCTCATATATTACCTG GAACTTCACAAAGTGACTTTGAACAAACAACTGAAGCTGCAGAGAGAGATAACTGGGAAAATgattcaaatttggaaattctaGATGAACATTGTGATGATGAGAACAGCACCAGTCGTGATGAGAACTGGGAGGATTGTGTCGAAGAAATTGCAAAG GATGACTACTTTGAGCCAGAGCCTCCCCCAGTAAACATTAGTGCCAGCCATAGTATTACACCAAGAAGTTCATTATATAAAAGGAACCATCCTGATTACATTGAAAGGAGTTTA AGAAAAAGGAAACTGGATGCCAACAATGGATGCCCCAATAAGAAGGCCATGCCTGAAGATAAGACCACCGCCGACTTGGCTCCTGTTAATACTCAAAATTCTCCCCGTGGTGGTTGTTCGACCCCAAGCAGTCGCGGCTGGCCAGTCATCCCCACAAAAGACAACCCACCTTCAGAAATGGCCAATTGGTTGGGCCAGTTTGCGAAATGGTCAAATGCGGAGAGGATCATGGCTCTGACTGAACTTATTGCCAG GTGTGAGCCCACCCAAGTAAGGCACATGATGCAAGTGATTGAACCTCAATTCCAAAGAGACTTCATTTCGCTGTTACCAAAAGAATTGGCCCTGAAGGTGTTGTCCTTCCTGGAGCCGAAGGATTTACTAAGAGCCGCACAGACTTGCCATAGCTGGAAGATTCTGGCCGACGACAATCTCTTGTGGAAGGAAAAGTGCCGCGAAGCGGCCATTGAAGAGATTCCCAAAAGGCGATCGTCGCCCAGGGCGACTGGCCGAACTCATATGTCTCCATGGAAG GCCGCATATATGAGGCAACATGCCATAGAAATGAACTGGAGGCATAAGCCAATTAAGGCGCCAAAGATGCTGAAAGGTCACGACGATCATGTGATCACTTGTTTACAGTTTTCGGACAATAAAATCGTTAGTGGATCTGATGACAATACGCTCAAGGTGTGGTCGGCTGTTACGGGAAAG TGCTTGAAAACCTTGGTAGGACATACTGGAGGGGTGTGGTCGTCGCAAATGTCTGGCAATGTAATAATAAGCGGCAGTACCGACCGGACTTTAAAAGTGTGGGACGCCGAGACAGGCGCGTGCCGTCACACGCTGTTTGGACACACATCCACGGTGCGATGCATGCATTTGTACGGAACCCGCGTAGTCAGCGGCTCCAGAGACGCAACGTTGCGAGTTTGGGACATCGAAACTGGCCAGTTCTTGCATGTGCTGGTCGGTCACATGGCGGCGGTACGCTGCGTGCAATACGACGGACGTCTCGTCGTGTCCGGAGCCTACGATTGTATGGTCAAGGTGTGGAAACCCGAGACTGAAGAGTGCCTGCACACGTTGCAGGGACACACTAATCGAGTTTACTCGTTACAG TTTGATGGTCTTCACGTTGTGAGCGGATCACTTGACACAAGTATTCGCGTGTGGGAGGTGGAAACGGGGGCGTGCAAACAGACTCTCATGGGTCACCAATCTCTGACCTCGGGTATGGAGCTGCGCAACAACATCCTAGTCTCGGGCAACGCAGACTCGACTGTCAAAGTATGGGACATCATCACCGGCCAGTGCCTGCAAACACTTTCGGGACCCAACAAGCACCAGTCGGCGGTGACATGTCTGCAATTCAATAATCGCTTCGTTATCACATCTTCAGACGATGGAACTGTCAAGTTGTGGGACCTGAAGACTGGTGAGTTTATTCGAAATTTGGTGGCGTTGGACACGGGCGGGACCGGAGGCGTGGTCTGGCGCATCCGAGCCAATGAGACGAAGTTGGTCTGCGCAGTGGGTAGCCGCAATGGGACCGAGGAGACTAAGTTGCTGGTGCTGGATTTCGACGTGGATAATTCGAATTGTAGCACGATTGTTGCGAGGTAG
- the LOC136415645 gene encoding uncharacterized protein, translated as MKQSQSSGKPDSSRKDNPLNSKDKFFKPPTSEGQHQRKSTDRQISEKPRHSKKLCLKENSANKQRSISSYLSPEPQQARFSHLEEPSLVELASKSRKQRSRSTVNNRQSWGQLLNKQSGEDESAFGNFDPLRTLHFLARELQTHMRSRLPEETNLQEIIKAMNSTLKRIPPEVASNMQLQEKPRSCVSKDLVCNEENIPVQTTSKYSQSRDFTEFQKLIEGSTMKLETSCRQLEMMCGQLKDEKVSLETMLQTERSNSYLLQRRVDEMKNANEKLLNKLSKKDEELSQLKSSFETLQLKFEGKDALAPDSQVAIVDLKKSKSLMEREVQKLEHQLRLCAMEKEKYLAILEVRDQQIYEIRNEMTQLQESVNEQLMELHNYATSSSPGDIVGQEFKKNDVTSLIWMNNK; from the exons ATGAAGCAGAGCCAGTCTAGCGGCAAACCTGACTCATCCAGGAAAGACAATCCCCTGAATAGCAAAGATAAATTCTTCAAACCTCCAACCTCAGAGGGGCAACACCAACGCAAATCCACCGATCGACAAATCTCTGAGAAACCCCGTCATTCCAAGAAATTATGTCTGAAAGAGAACAGCGCCAATAAGCAGAGAAGCATTTCCTCATACCTCAGCCCCGAGCCACAACAAGCAAGATTTAGCCACTTAGAAGAACCATCTCTAGTTGAACTGGCTTCAAAGTCCCGGAAACAACGTTCCCGGTCAACTGTCAACAACCGCCAATCTTGGGGGCAATTGCTTAATAAACAGAGTGGTGAAGATGAGTCTGCATTTGGTAATTTCGACCCTTTGAGGACCCTGCATTTCCTAGCCAGAGAACTACAAACCCATATGCGGAGCCGACTACCTG AAGAAACAAATTTGcaagaaataatcaaagcCATGAACTCGACACTGAAAAGAATTCCTCCTGAAGTGGCCTCCAATATGCAGCTGCAGGAAAAACCAAGAAGTTGTGTCAGCAAAGACTTGGTTTGTAATGAGGAGAATATCCCTGTACAAACCACTTCTAAATACTCTCAAAGTAGAGATTTCAccgaatttcaaaaactgattGAGGGGAGTACCATGAAATTAGAGACGAGTTGCAGACAGTTAGAAATGATGTGTGGGCAACTCAAAGATGAGAAAGTTTCTCTTGAAACAATGCTTCAAACTGAACGCAGTAACTCGTATTTATTGCAGAGGCGGGTCGATGAAATGAAGAATGCAAAT gaaaagttattaaacaaattgagCAAAAAAGACGAGGAACTTTCGCAGCTGAAAAGCTCGTTTGAAACGTTGCAGTTGAAATTTGAAGGGAAAGATGCACTCGCTCCGGACTCGCAAGTCGCAATTGTcgacttaaaaaaatcgaaatcgCTCATGGAGCGCGAGGTTCAGAAGTTAGAGCATCAGCTGCGCTTGTGCGCCATGGAGAAAGAGAAATATCTAGCCATTCTGGAGGTGCGAGACCAGCAGATCTACGAGATCAGAAACGAAATGACTCAGTTGCAGGAGTCAGTCAATGAACAGCTGATGGAACTGCACAACTACGCCACCAGTTCTAGTCCGGGAGATATTGTGG GACaggaatttaagaaaaatgacgTGACTTCTTTGATTTGGATGAACAACAAATAG